One Streptomyces sp. B21-105 genomic region harbors:
- the sucD gene encoding succinate--CoA ligase subunit alpha, with the protein MAIFLNKDSKVIVQGMTGATGMKHTKLMLADGTNIVGGVNPRKAGTSVDIDGTEIPVFGTVAEAIEKTGANVSVLFVPPAFAKAAVVEAIDAEIPLAVVITEGIAVHDSAAFYAYAVSQGNKTRIIGPNCPGLITPGQSNAGIIPGDITKPGRIGLVSKSGTLTYQMMYELRDIGFSSAVGIGGDPIIGTTHIDALAAFEADPDTDLIVMIGEIGGDAEERAAAFIKDNVKKPVVGYVAGFTAPEGKTMGHAGAIVSGSSGTAAAKQEALEAAGVKVGKTPTETAKLAREILAAG; encoded by the coding sequence ATGGCTATCTTCCTGAACAAGGACAGCAAGGTCATCGTCCAGGGCATGACCGGTGCCACGGGCATGAAGCACACCAAGCTCATGCTGGCGGACGGCACCAACATCGTCGGCGGCGTGAACCCCCGCAAGGCGGGCACGTCCGTGGACATCGACGGCACCGAGATCCCGGTCTTCGGCACGGTCGCCGAGGCGATCGAGAAGACGGGCGCCAACGTGTCCGTCCTCTTCGTGCCGCCGGCCTTCGCCAAGGCCGCCGTGGTCGAGGCGATCGACGCCGAGATCCCGCTCGCGGTCGTCATCACCGAGGGCATCGCCGTCCACGACTCGGCCGCGTTCTACGCGTACGCCGTGTCGCAGGGCAACAAGACCCGGATCATCGGCCCGAACTGCCCCGGTCTCATCACCCCGGGCCAGTCGAACGCCGGCATCATCCCGGGCGACATCACGAAGCCGGGCCGCATCGGTCTGGTCTCGAAGTCCGGCACGCTGACGTACCAGATGATGTACGAGCTGCGCGACATCGGCTTCTCGTCTGCCGTCGGCATCGGTGGCGACCCGATCATCGGCACCACGCACATCGACGCGCTCGCCGCGTTCGAGGCCGACCCCGACACCGACCTGATCGTCATGATCGGTGAGATCGGCGGCGACGCCGAGGAGCGGGCTGCGGCCTTCATCAAGGACAACGTGAAGAAGCCGGTCGTCGGCTACGTCGCGGGCTTCACCGCGCCCGAGGGCAAGACCATGGGCCACGCCGGCGCCATCGTCTCCGGCTCCTCCGGCACGGCCGCCGCGAAGCAGGAGGCCCTCGAGGCCGCCGGCGTCAAGGTCGGCAAGACGCCGACCGAGACGGCGAAGCTCGCGCGCGAGATCCTCGCGGCCGGCTGA
- a CDS encoding cell division protein PerM, which yields MAVVIPMTARRLTLSSLLPRRRDRSPGLAAGLVGGVLAAGLGLGSFAVLVMVLWISSPYPDSGPSGALHVAAALWLLAHGAELVRVDTLSGAPAPVGVTPLLLLALPVWLVRRAARDAVDGGDAGAGGGTGGGAENGEPVSARTAWAGVVLGYLAVGSGAACYAASGGALRTSWAWAAVCVPAVAVLAAGAGVWSGCGHPRGPVDGVLLMLPRGLRRLLVGTAERARLAAAARAAAAGAAVLVGGGALLVASSSVWHAGAAREAFLQLTEGWSGRFAVLLLCVALVPNAAVWGAAYALGPGYLLGAGHVVAPLSSDPAPLLPPFPLLAAVPEAGAGTPWNWAASAVPLVAGVTVGVFAAGAATDQGWSRGRTVGVVVLAGVGCGVLTGALAGLAGGPLGASVLARFGPVWWQAGGAALLWVVAVGTPVGVAVRGWRCRKRGAVGWVRGPWKGHAETAGTPGVRASAGTPGKADEELYDFLVTRDATPGSPGAPGSPSSPGAPPHLYDEAADSFAPFAPFAAFEQAPYVAPPDPFAPLEPASFLEPGELRTPPDPLADVGPVEPVGPAWHGDSAREARWAALREAGEVGKAGDEGTEPKR from the coding sequence ATGGCCGTCGTGATCCCGATGACCGCTCGCCGGCTTACGTTGTCGTCCCTGCTGCCTCGAAGGCGCGACCGATCGCCCGGACTGGCCGCCGGCCTCGTGGGCGGTGTGCTCGCGGCCGGGCTGGGGCTCGGGTCCTTCGCCGTGCTCGTGATGGTGCTGTGGATCAGCTCTCCGTACCCGGACAGTGGGCCGAGCGGTGCGCTGCATGTCGCCGCCGCGCTGTGGCTGTTGGCCCATGGCGCGGAACTGGTGCGCGTCGACACGTTGTCAGGGGCCCCCGCGCCGGTCGGCGTCACCCCGCTGCTGCTGCTCGCGTTGCCGGTGTGGCTGGTGCGGCGGGCGGCCCGCGACGCGGTGGACGGCGGCGACGCGGGCGCCGGGGGTGGCACCGGCGGCGGCGCGGAGAACGGGGAGCCGGTGAGCGCGCGCACCGCGTGGGCCGGCGTCGTGCTCGGGTATCTCGCCGTCGGCTCGGGCGCCGCCTGCTACGCCGCCTCGGGCGGCGCGCTGCGGACCTCGTGGGCGTGGGCGGCGGTGTGCGTCCCGGCCGTCGCCGTGCTGGCCGCCGGGGCGGGGGTGTGGTCCGGTTGCGGTCACCCGCGCGGGCCGGTGGACGGCGTGCTGCTCATGCTGCCCCGCGGGCTGCGACGGCTGCTCGTCGGGACGGCGGAGCGCGCACGCCTGGCTGCCGCGGCGCGGGCGGCCGCCGCGGGTGCGGCGGTGCTCGTCGGTGGCGGGGCCCTGCTGGTGGCGTCGTCGTCGGTGTGGCACGCCGGGGCGGCTCGAGAGGCGTTCCTGCAGTTGACGGAAGGGTGGTCGGGGCGGTTCGCGGTGCTGCTGCTGTGTGTGGCGCTGGTGCCGAACGCGGCGGTGTGGGGGGCGGCGTACGCCCTCGGGCCGGGGTACCTCCTCGGCGCGGGGCACGTGGTGGCGCCGCTGTCCTCCGACCCGGCGCCGCTGCTGCCGCCGTTTCCGCTGCTGGCGGCGGTACCCGAGGCGGGGGCCGGGACGCCGTGGAACTGGGCGGCGAGCGCGGTCCCGCTGGTGGCCGGTGTCACGGTGGGCGTGTTCGCGGCCGGTGCGGCGACGGATCAAGGCTGGTCGCGGGGGAGGACCGTCGGAGTCGTCGTGCTGGCGGGCGTGGGGTGCGGGGTGCTGACGGGGGCGCTGGCGGGGCTGGCGGGCGGGCCGCTGGGGGCCTCCGTGCTGGCCCGGTTCGGGCCGGTGTGGTGGCAGGCCGGGGGTGCGGCGCTGCTGTGGGTCGTGGCGGTGGGGACGCCGGTGGGCGTGGCGGTACGGGGGTGGCGCTGCCGGAAGCGGGGAGCGGTCGGCTGGGTCCGCGGGCCCTGGAAGGGGCACGCCGAGACGGCGGGAACACCCGGCGTGCGAGCGTCGGCGGGGACGCCCGGGAAGGCAGATGAGGAGCTGTACGACTTCCTCGTCACCCGGGATGCCACCCCTGGTTCCCCTGGTGCTCCTGGTTCCCCGAGCTCCCCCGGCGCGCCGCCGCACCTGTACGACGAGGCCGCCGACTCCTTCGCGCCCTTCGCGCCGTTCGCGGCCTTCGAGCAGGCGCCCTACGTCGCGCCGCCGGACCCCTTCGCCCCCCTCGAGCCCGCGTCGTTCCTCGAACCGGGCGAGCTCCGCACTCCGCCCGACCCGCTCGCCGACGTCGGACCGGTGGAGCCCGTCGGACCGGCGTGGCACGGCGACTCGGCCCGGGAGGCCCGGTGGGCGGCGTTGCGTGAGGCGGGCGAGGTAGGCAAGGCGGGCGACGAAGGGACGGAGCCGAAGCGATGA
- the purN gene encoding phosphoribosylglycinamide formyltransferase, whose amino-acid sequence MAAKPVAKRLVVLVSGSGTNLQALLDAIAAAGVDAYGAEVVAVGADRAAVEGLARAERAGIPTFVCRVKDFASRQEWDAALAEAVAAHEPDLVVSAGFMKIVGKEFLARFGGRFVNTHPALLPSFPGAHGVRDALAYGARVTGCTVHFVDDGVDTGPIIAQGVVEVRDEDDESALHERIKEVERRLLVEVVGRLARNGYRIEGRKVVIQ is encoded by the coding sequence GTGGCCGCCAAGCCCGTGGCCAAGCGCCTCGTCGTGCTGGTCTCCGGATCCGGTACGAACCTGCAGGCGCTCCTCGACGCCATCGCCGCCGCCGGCGTCGACGCGTACGGCGCCGAGGTGGTGGCCGTCGGGGCGGACCGGGCGGCCGTCGAGGGCCTCGCCCGTGCCGAGCGGGCGGGGATCCCCACCTTCGTCTGCCGGGTCAAGGACTTCGCGAGCCGACAGGAGTGGGACGCCGCGCTCGCCGAGGCCGTGGCCGCCCACGAGCCCGACCTCGTGGTCTCCGCCGGGTTCATGAAGATCGTCGGCAAGGAGTTCCTGGCGCGGTTCGGGGGGCGGTTCGTGAACACCCATCCCGCCCTGCTGCCCAGTTTCCCCGGGGCCCACGGGGTGCGGGACGCACTCGCGTACGGCGCCCGGGTCACCGGCTGCACCGTCCACTTCGTCGACGACGGCGTCGACACCGGCCCGATCATCGCCCAGGGCGTGGTCGAGGTCCGGGACGAGGACGACGAGAGCGCTCTGCACGAGCGCATCAAGGAAGTCGAGCGAAGGCTGCTCGTCGAGGTCGTGGGGCGGCTCGCCCGTAACGGCTATCGCATTGAGGGACGAAAGGTAGTTATCCAGTGA
- the purH gene encoding bifunctional phosphoribosylaminoimidazolecarboxamide formyltransferase/IMP cyclohydrolase — MTADSTVTAESSKRGIRRALVSVYDKTGLEELARGLHESGVELVSTGSTASRIAAAGVPVTKVEELTGFPECLDGRVKTLHPKVHAGILADLRLEDHRRQLAELGVAPFDLVVVNLYPFRETVASGASEDECVEQIDIGGPSMVRAAAKNHPSVAVVTSPDRYTDVLAAVRDGGFDLAARKRLAAEAFQHTAAYDVAVASWFASSYAPVDESRFPDFLGATWERRSTLRYGENPHQPAALYVDGSGTGLAEAEQLHGKEMSYNNYTDTDAAHRAAYDHPEPAVAIIKHANPCGIAVGADVAEAHRRAHACDPLSAFGGVIAVNRPVSREMAEQVAEIFTEVIVAPDYEEGALEALTKKKNIRVLRAPQGPAAPVELKPVGGGALLQVADRLQADGDDPANWTLATGEALSGPDLAELAFAWRACRAVKSNAILLAKDGASVGVGMGQVNRVDSAKLAVERAGEERARGSYAASDAFFPFPDGLEVLVEAGVKAVVQPGGSVRDELVVEAAKNAGVTMYFTGTRHFFH, encoded by the coding sequence GTGACCGCCGACAGCACTGTCACGGCAGAGAGCAGCAAGCGGGGCATCCGTCGCGCGCTCGTCAGCGTCTACGACAAGACCGGTCTCGAAGAGCTCGCGCGCGGGCTGCACGAAAGCGGTGTCGAGCTCGTCTCCACCGGGTCCACCGCCTCCCGCATCGCCGCCGCCGGCGTCCCCGTCACCAAGGTGGAGGAGCTGACCGGCTTCCCCGAGTGCCTGGACGGCCGGGTCAAGACCCTGCACCCCAAGGTGCACGCCGGCATCCTCGCCGACCTGCGTCTCGAGGACCACCGCCGGCAGCTGGCGGAGCTCGGTGTCGCGCCGTTCGACCTGGTCGTCGTCAACCTCTACCCGTTCCGCGAGACCGTCGCCTCGGGCGCCTCCGAGGACGAGTGCGTCGAGCAGATCGACATCGGCGGGCCGTCCATGGTGCGCGCCGCCGCCAAGAACCATCCGTCGGTGGCCGTCGTCACCAGCCCGGACCGGTACACCGACGTCCTCGCGGCCGTGCGGGACGGCGGCTTCGACCTGGCCGCCCGCAAGCGGCTCGCCGCGGAGGCCTTCCAGCACACCGCCGCCTACGACGTGGCTGTGGCCTCCTGGTTCGCGTCGTCCTACGCGCCGGTCGACGAGTCGCGCTTCCCCGACTTCCTCGGCGCGACCTGGGAGCGCAGGAGCACCCTGCGCTACGGCGAGAACCCGCACCAGCCGGCCGCCCTGTACGTGGACGGCAGCGGCACCGGTCTCGCCGAGGCCGAGCAGCTGCACGGCAAGGAGATGTCGTACAACAACTACACGGACACGGATGCCGCGCACCGGGCCGCGTACGACCACCCCGAGCCGGCCGTCGCGATCATCAAGCACGCCAACCCGTGCGGGATCGCCGTCGGCGCGGACGTCGCCGAGGCGCACCGCCGGGCGCACGCCTGCGACCCGCTGTCGGCGTTCGGCGGCGTCATCGCCGTGAACCGGCCGGTCAGCCGGGAGATGGCGGAGCAGGTCGCGGAGATCTTCACCGAGGTCATCGTGGCGCCGGACTACGAGGAGGGGGCGCTGGAAGCCCTCACCAAGAAGAAGAACATCCGGGTGCTCAGGGCGCCGCAGGGCCCCGCGGCCCCCGTCGAGCTCAAGCCCGTCGGCGGCGGCGCGCTGCTCCAGGTCGCCGACCGGCTCCAGGCCGACGGCGACGACCCGGCCAACTGGACGCTGGCGACCGGCGAGGCGCTGTCCGGGCCGGACCTCGCCGAGCTGGCGTTCGCCTGGCGGGCGTGCCGGGCGGTGAAGTCCAACGCGATCCTGCTCGCCAAGGACGGCGCGTCGGTCGGCGTCGGCATGGGGCAGGTCAACCGGGTCGACTCGGCGAAGCTGGCCGTGGAGCGGGCCGGTGAGGAGCGGGCGCGCGGCTCCTACGCCGCCTCCGACGCGTTCTTCCCCTTCCCCGACGGGCTCGAGGTCCTGGTCGAGGCGGGCGTGAAGGCCGTGGTGCAGCCCGGCGGTTCGGTCCGTGACGAGCTGGTCGTCGAGGCCGCGAAGAATGCGGGCGTGACGATGTACTTCACCGGCACGAGGCACTTCTTCCACTGA
- a CDS encoding serine/threonine-protein kinase, which yields MPVPKGYRVGRWEVREPLASGSFATVYAARNTRPGAALPPVAALKFLPTGTRTPRQLHHLRELAAREVELLQRIRAPRLIRMHETLTVEDPDRPELDGATVLVLERAEGSLDALLDRDPVPEAGPALLAQVCAGLSQLHRAGWVHGDLKPGNVLLMKDGSVRLADFNTAAELEGTHAYSLAFATQDYTPPELLWPEVSERGTPVRPTADVWAYGVLAHVVLTGSYPLPGASAEARSDAAVRYARGAEELRLSPRLPAGWRQIVTDCLSRTHRDRLVHDTGALLRRVEAAAGVTDSTRQAPPARQARQARPARPARPARPALLALLALLARLPRLARLGRLYRLLRSPWLRTRGRRRPALVGAVAVAGALLAAAGGVTYAALRDAGPSYGYHRCPYASVCFFSEQNGNGEMCAWEGSDPDWLSGRETCMWTADRPVRSIYYNADDSTDLGGVAYYRGRDYTPVGVDVTRPRSRLRTGCTSQRAQGNLAGTYAPLSHRLIAHCGDGGDGRNPTPPSR from the coding sequence GTGCCCGTCCCGAAGGGCTACCGGGTCGGCCGCTGGGAGGTGCGCGAGCCCCTCGCGTCCGGCTCCTTCGCGACCGTGTACGCGGCCCGGAACACCCGGCCCGGCGCCGCACTGCCGCCGGTCGCGGCGCTGAAGTTCCTGCCGACCGGCACGCGCACCCCCCGCCAACTGCACCACCTGCGGGAACTGGCCGCACGCGAGGTCGAGTTGCTCCAGCGGATCCGCGCACCCCGGCTGATCCGCATGCACGAGACGCTCACCGTCGAGGACCCGGACCGTCCCGAACTCGACGGCGCCACCGTGCTCGTCCTGGAGCGGGCCGAGGGCTCTCTGGACGCCCTGCTCGACCGCGATCCGGTCCCGGAAGCCGGACCCGCGCTGCTCGCCCAGGTCTGTGCGGGCCTGAGCCAGCTGCACCGTGCCGGCTGGGTCCACGGCGACCTGAAACCGGGCAACGTCCTGCTGATGAAGGACGGTTCGGTACGCCTGGCCGATTTCAACACGGCCGCCGAACTCGAAGGCACCCACGCCTACTCGCTCGCCTTCGCCACCCAGGACTACACCCCGCCCGAACTGCTGTGGCCCGAGGTCAGCGAACGCGGCACGCCGGTCCGCCCCACCGCCGACGTCTGGGCCTACGGGGTCCTGGCGCACGTGGTCCTCACCGGCTCGTACCCGTTGCCGGGCGCGTCGGCCGAGGCCCGTAGCGACGCGGCGGTGCGATACGCCCGGGGCGCTGAGGAACTGCGCCTCTCGCCCCGGCTCCCGGCCGGCTGGCGGCAGATCGTCACCGACTGCCTGTCCCGCACCCACCGGGACCGGCTCGTCCATGACACCGGCGCGCTCCTGCGCCGCGTGGAGGCGGCGGCGGGCGTCACCGACTCCACCCGCCAGGCCCCTCCCGCCCGCCAGGCCCGCCAGGCCCGTCCGGCCCGTCCGGCCCGTCCGGCACGCCCGGCTCTTCTGGCCCTTCTGGCTCTTCTTGCCCGGTTACCCCGTCTGGCTCGCCTGGGCCGCCTCTACCGCCTGCTCCGCTCGCCCTGGTTGCGCACGCGCGGACGGCGCAGGCCCGCCCTGGTCGGCGCTGTCGCCGTCGCCGGGGCGCTCCTGGCCGCCGCCGGGGGCGTCACGTACGCGGCCCTGCGGGACGCCGGCCCGTCGTACGGCTACCACCGCTGCCCGTACGCGTCCGTGTGCTTCTTCAGCGAGCAGAACGGCAACGGCGAGATGTGCGCGTGGGAGGGCAGCGACCCCGACTGGCTGTCCGGCCGGGAAACCTGCATGTGGACCGCCGACCGCCCGGTGAGGTCGATCTACTACAACGCCGACGACTCCACGGACCTGGGCGGCGTCGCCTACTACCGGGGCCGCGACTACACCCCCGTCGGAGTGGACGTCACCCGCCCCCGCAGCCGCTTGCGCACCGGATGCACCTCCCAGCGCGCCCAGGGCAATCTGGCCGGCACGTACGCGCCCCTGTCCCACCGGCTCATCGCACACTGCGGGGACGGGGGCGACGGACGGAACCCCACACCGCCGAGCCGGTGA